In Acaryochloris marina S15, a single genomic region encodes these proteins:
- a CDS encoding DOPA 4,5-dioxygenase family protein gives MPTTPMTKRPTNTYDHYHAHVYFDQDSVAVASSICHKAGELWGIQVGRVHQKLVGPHPRWSCQLSFNKDQFDQLIPWLEANRNELTVFVHALTGNDLADHTIHASWLGEAVPLNLSIFGVEE, from the coding sequence ATGCCCACAACACCCATGACGAAACGGCCCACCAACACATACGATCACTACCACGCCCATGTCTACTTCGATCAAGACTCGGTGGCAGTGGCATCGTCCATTTGTCATAAAGCAGGCGAGCTATGGGGAATCCAAGTGGGGCGCGTTCATCAAAAGTTGGTGGGGCCACATCCTCGATGGAGCTGTCAGCTTTCCTTTAACAAAGATCAGTTTGATCAACTCATCCCCTGGCTGGAAGCCAATCGGAATGAGTTGACGGTCTTTGTCCATGCCCTCACTGGGAATGATCTAGCCGATCACACCATCCATGCATCTTGGCTAGGGGAGGCTGTTCCGCTAAATCTATCGATCTTTGGTGTCGAAGAGTAG
- a CDS encoding DUF6151 family protein, with amino-acid sequence MTYSIQCKCGSVQGSINKPESINRLICYCRDCQAFAHFLGRSHEILDHQGGTEIVQMLPKHISFAQGTEYLGCMRLTEAGLLRWYTTCCNTPIGNTLPSHTLSFLGMVHNCLESADVKLDEICASNPAYVNTKGAKEDPKPKPTGQLKAILRNLLMILKARLDGSYKQTPFFRVDSGLPIVTPKILSSQEYDDLMNAV; translated from the coding sequence ATGACCTATTCAATCCAATGTAAGTGTGGAAGCGTTCAAGGCAGTATCAATAAACCTGAATCGATCAATCGGTTGATTTGTTATTGTCGGGATTGTCAGGCGTTTGCTCACTTCTTAGGCAGAAGTCATGAAATCCTCGATCACCAGGGGGGCACAGAGATCGTGCAGATGCTGCCGAAGCATATCTCTTTTGCGCAAGGAACTGAGTATTTAGGCTGTATGCGCCTGACGGAAGCAGGTCTACTTCGCTGGTATACGACTTGTTGCAACACGCCCATTGGCAATACATTACCGAGCCATACGCTGTCTTTTCTGGGTATGGTTCATAATTGCTTGGAATCTGCTGATGTCAAGCTGGATGAGATCTGCGCCTCCAACCCCGCCTACGTGAATACAAAGGGTGCCAAAGAAGACCCTAAACCTAAACCCACTGGGCAGCTAAAAGCGATTCTGCGTAATCTGCTGATGATCCTGAAGGCGCGCCTGGATGGCAGCTATAAACAGACCCCCTTCTTTAGGGTTGACTCTGGCCTACCCATCGTTACTCCCAAAATACTGAGTTCTCAAGAATATGATGATCTGATGAATGCTGTTTAG
- a CDS encoding DUF1993 domain-containing protein, which yields MPNQTIDSIQTIFQSRLATLEHLLKTAQTHFSDDDSLLQKQIAADMLPFGTQIAFTCNQPRNFVLWSEGKPANNLDPEVTALTQAYEHIAKTQTMLVDISVEDQKLAEITRIDLGDSLYLELSGIDYINEFLMPNFYFHLVTAYDILRMAGVPIGKRDYMMHLAPHVKKD from the coding sequence TTGCCAAATCAGACGATAGATTCAATTCAGACCATCTTTCAAAGCCGCTTAGCAACGCTCGAACATCTTTTGAAGACGGCGCAAACGCATTTCAGTGATGACGACTCACTCCTACAGAAGCAGATTGCGGCTGATATGCTGCCCTTCGGCACCCAGATTGCCTTCACCTGCAATCAACCCCGCAACTTTGTCCTGTGGAGTGAAGGGAAACCTGCCAATAATCTCGATCCAGAGGTTACCGCTCTCACCCAGGCTTACGAGCACATCGCCAAGACTCAAACCATGCTGGTGGACATTAGCGTTGAAGATCAAAAACTAGCTGAAATCACGCGCATTGACCTAGGCGACAGTCTCTATCTCGAACTGTCGGGAATTGACTATATCAACGAATTTCTCATGCCAAACTTCTACTTCCATCTAGTTACGGCTTACGACATTCTCCGCATGGCGGGGGTACCCATTGGCAAACGAGATTACATGATGCACTTGGCCCCCCACGTCAAAAAAGACTAA
- a CDS encoding SRPBCC family protein, translating to MSLLSATVKTTVQANLTSTFEHIVPIDLTSIFTGYGPLPAVVSIQKQLGDWNTAGETRTVYLSDHSSIQEQLTTYEYPSYFSYTVSQFTSSLRFLIHSAEGEWWFSPTPSAGTDIQWRYTFIARSPLAYPLLWIIAKFLWRNYMNQVLQRSKIQIDQSR from the coding sequence ATGAGTTTACTTTCAGCCACAGTAAAAACAACCGTTCAGGCAAATCTAACGTCGACTTTTGAGCATATCGTCCCTATCGACCTGACCTCCATTTTCACTGGCTATGGACCATTACCTGCAGTTGTCAGCATTCAGAAACAACTGGGCGACTGGAATACAGCAGGTGAAACACGTACCGTTTATTTATCAGATCACAGCTCTATTCAAGAACAGCTGACGACCTATGAATATCCGTCTTACTTCAGCTACACCGTTAGCCAATTTACGAGTTCCCTAAGATTTTTGATCCATTCTGCCGAGGGGGAATGGTGGTTTAGCCCAACCCCATCAGCAGGCACGGATATCCAATGGCGCTACACTTTCATCGCTCGCTCTCCCTTGGCTTATCCTCTGCTGTGGATCATTGCGAAATTCTTGTGGCGCAACTACATGAACCAGGTCTTACAGCGCTCAAAGATACAGATTGATCAAAGCCGATAA